GCTCCGGTTCCGGCTCCGGCTCCAGCTGCCTCACCGCGCTTTCCCTTCGGCGAACGCTGTGCGTATAGCTTCTCGATGTCCGGCAGCTGGCGGCGCACCTTCTCCCGCTCCCGTTCGCGCTGCAGCATCTCTTGGATGTCCATGCTCCGCTCCCGCTCCAGCTGGTCCATGATCTCCAGGTCGCGCTCCAGAGTGCTCGACGAGAAGGTGCTGCTGCACTCGCTGAATGAAACGTCCTTGTGGCGCAGGACACCGCCGCCCGATCCTGGCCAGCGTTGCGGCGGCACCATCATGCTGCTGACCACGGAGCTCTCCTCGCCGTCGCCAtagttgctggtgctgctgtcGTCTGGGATTAGAGCGCCGCTCAggccatttccgtttccagTTGCGCCGGCAGTTACGCTTCCGCTGCCGTTGCAGAACGTCGAGGCGGTCACGTTGGACAGACAGTCGGCGGTTAGCTTGCTGCCGCCATGCCGCTGGCCGGGATTGGTGCGACttcgactgctgctgctgttgttgttgttattgttgttgccgcccgCCTGTTTGCGATGGGCGGGATGAGCAGCATGGTGACTGGTGGCGCCATGACCGACGCCATCCGAGATGATGTTGATCTTGACGTCGTGCTTCTTGCCGCGCACATCTTTGCCCAGATTGTTGACCACACCGGCATCTCCGGCACCGCGACCGCCCGCCCTCTGCCGTTCCCGCTCCCTATCTCTGTCCCTATCACGCTCCCTATCCCTGTCCCTTTCCCTGTCCTTGCCCTGGCGATATGGTGCTCCTGTGTAGCGATCTCCGCCAGCCGACGAGCCGTGTCCTGGCAGACGCACCTCGCGCTCGTGCCGCAACTTTGACGAGTGCTTGTGCGGCTCAGCAGCGTGGTGAACACTGGTCGTGTTCGAGGCCTCGTCCTTCTCGATGGAATCCTCGCGGGAACTGCCCCCTACACCGGATCCTCCGCCAGCATCGCTGCGACGCTGGGACTTCTGCTTGCGCTTCGAGGATAGCCGGAAATAGCCCCTCAGACGCTCCTGTTCATCTCTGCGGGATGTATGAAAAGAGCAAACAAGGTCGGATGATGAAGGAAATGAGTCGTCTCCAAGTGCTTGGATTATGTGTAAGGTGTTCAGCTCATCTGGCTCACCTGGGCAATATCTGCGAGGCGTAGATGCAGGGAAAGATGACCGTGGGCAGAAAGGCCACCCACACGAACATCAGGTAGGTGAAGTCGAAGTGCTTGGCATTCTCGTAGGTCTCCTCCAGCGATAGCCTGGCAAAGCGCAGTATCATCAGTGGGCACATGCACACCACCTGGGTGGCGGCCATGCTACCGAAGTTGCGCTGCTTCCGCTTCTCGCGATGCACGTCCAGTTCGGCGCTGTACAAGTCGTAGGAGCGTGCGGAGCTGCCGCCTCCATTGCTCAAtcccgccacgcccccgccgcTCAGGTGGCGCGGCTCCACCGAGGATGTGGAGGAGTTCCTACAGCGGGGGATAACGATTTCAATCAGTAATGCGATTATATCAGCAGTCAGTCAATGATGCAATTGGATCATTTATGGATCCATGAGTTTGTtaataatcattttcataGAATGTTGTTAGCTAGTGCCAGTTCCTGTTCGGAAATCCCATTACATATATACACGTGCACTAAAAAAAGAAGCCAGTAAATTATGGCACTTATACCAAGTCCTTTGGCTCGCCAATTAATGTAATGAATGGAGGAGCCAGGAGACGGCTCCATCTTCAACCCCTTTAAGTGTACAATAATAGCAATGGGGTGAGCAGAAAAAGTGGCTCAAGAAATTGGAACTCGTTAGGGAAGAGTCGCCAGGAGGACGAtggagatggcgatggcgcTGGCGCTGGCAATCGCTCATTAGCGCTGGCCAAGGGATTGCCACACGGGCTGAGTGATTGCGAATCGGGTTACGCGGACAGGTAGCGCACTGATTGGTAAGTCACCGAATTAATCAGCCCAATTAGCAGGCAGATAGCCGGCCTAATATTTCAGCTTAATCACGACGGCCAGCGGCGAGTGCTCACCTCTGGCGCATCCGCAGATCCGCGCGGTGCTCGTACATCATGACGGCGAAGGGTCCGTCGGGTGGACGCAGCTCCTGGGAGGTGCGGATGTACAGGTAGGACAGCAGGATGGCCGGACCGCAGTACCTGTAAATCGAGACGGGGGTCAGAGGTTGCTCCTTAGAGAGGCGCTCCACATTGGCACTCACATCAGCAGGAAGAGTCCGCGCGTGTACTCCTGCATGTCGTCCATCAGGTTGACCACGCACAGGCCGATCCCCGACAGCTGCGGCATGTAGTCCTGCAAGGGGGAATAAGCAATATGTAGTATGTCTTTGAGATTGTTATGGTCTTGTAAATATAATCGCGGAATGTTAGCCTAAATGGAATATTTAGCATGGAAAACCTGCCACTTTGTCCTGATTTTCAGTTTGCTGTCCTACTTATCATCGAAGCACCGAAATCAGtagcataataataatgccaTTTCACTCCACTTCAAGTAGCTTGTAAATAATTGATTGCTTTTGACTTTCCGTCTTTGAAGTGGCCGTTTAACCAGCGTTTCACATTTAAAAATCGGGTCATTGACTGACATTTAGAAACGATTGGAAGTGGGCCATGCGGACAAActattttcattgattttaTAATTACAGAGTCGTTTTTCAGGGGTAGGGGGAATGGCGGGAAGTTCTTTGATGTCTGGTGCTCTGCTATCGATTGCCATGCGAAAAGCTTTAATTGAATCAACTTGTCTGCCAATTTAGCGCCATAGGGCATCTGGAGTACGGTGCGGTATCTGTAACACGGTTGACTTCGCGACCTGACAGAGCGACCTCGACCTCGACCGTGACCCTGACCCACCCGACCAGGTAGGTGCACCACCACGCTATGCCCACCTTGCCCGACATCCCGGAGAGAATGCCATTCCTTCCACGAAAGACCCGAGATTACATCGTAATTGTAATTACATATGAATTCGCGCGTAGCGAGAAACTTTTTCGGATGGCGaaggaaattaaacaaaggGCGGAAATGAATTTATGGCCGCATCCAAGTTATTTTCTCATTAAACTGCTCCGCAGGATGGCAGCTGCGTATCTGAGGTGTAATCGGAGGATTGCGGGAATGGAGGCACTAAGACATCCCCGCCTGAGTGGGCTTAAATCCATAGCGAACGAAGGCAAATCGGCGATTTGGAGGGGGCCCAGTGGCTTCATCAATCATGCGAAATCATCGGTCAGGTCAACTGGCCAGGTGCGATGATCCAAAGAGTTCCTGCCCACGGCAGGAAGAGTTATTATGTGGCGCATAATTATTCCGCCAGACGAGAGCAGGCTCTGAAACTCTGGCCAAAGTTTCCTCATTTTCCCTCGccttttttatatgtataaaaaagtATGTATGTGTAGGTGGATGGATGGGATGGTGGCACACATATGGAGGCAGTCGAGGAGCAGGGCAATCGCAAATGATTTTGTATGAATAACTATTAAAAAGTTTGCGATTCCCTCAACGGCAGGCCCACAAATTCCACCCACCTCCCCTCGAAGGCGGTTAAAACTTGGCCCCaacttttaaatcaaatctCAAACTACCGAATGGCGCGGGGCAGAGCAAAAGATTGGAGTGGAGCTGTGTGGAGCGGAGCAGCCTGCCGGGTATCCTTGGGGTGagcgaaaagttttccattcgCCGAGTGCCCGAAATTGTAATGAAACCTTTTCAACCAAATCGCATTGCGCCGCGCCCGCTCCACTTTTGGCCCACAGTCATTTGGGTAATGAACTGTTAGCGCTGTACAATCTGGCCAACAAATCTGTTTTGAATACTTTGCCCACTGCGCACagtcaaatgcaaataaacgaCAACAGTCACCAAGGGGGCGGGGAAATCAAACGAAGTGCTTgctacactcgaaaaaaagcTGCAGTCCACGCAAGACAGATATGCCAGAAATGGAAACCTAAATCAGCATTTGGCTGAATGCAACCTTATGCCAATTTTTTACTTACCacataatattttgaatatttttcttaagaTACTATAACCTTTTTTGCAAGCCCCCAAAAATGCAGATTTATGGCTATATTAATTACGAAATGCTAATTTGGCCAACTGGAAAAGAAATCGTGTCAATATTTTTCCGTTATGCTAATTGCCAAGGGGAAACTTTTAAACGAGTTGCAAGTTGGCGCTATCGTTTTTCTCCCTGTGCAACGACGTGGCCAACCGCTGTTAGGTGGCAAAGGGGGCGGGGATGGGTAGAGCGGATGCTGCACGCAATTTAACGAGTCCTGGGGGCGTCTTGCGAAGGATTCCCGGCATGGGTATGTGGCCTTGACGGTTGACGGTTccccgatgccgatgccgaatGGCGAATGCCAAATACTGGGAGATGTGGACTCCTGGCGCCTTTTTTTATGCTCATCATCTCCTgcctggctgcctggctggctggctggcagtAACGGTTTCCGCTTTATGGGACTGGCTAAGGAAGTCAAAGGATCTCCGCTTCTGAAAGGATCCTCCGCAGTTATGATTACCTCTGGCATCGAGTCGACGGCTAATGCAATTGATTTGATTCGTGCTGGGCACAAATCAATTTAAGCGCTGGCCGTAAACACTTTATGGCTGGTAGATGTCGATGTGGGACTCCATTACATCCCAACCCAGCTCCAGAAACATCCAACAAGTGGCCAGCCCATTAAATTGGCTCGCATTATTGGGGCTTTTTCGCCCCCGCATAAAGATATTTACAATTTGGCCCGCGTTTGCCAAATAATTTATCGACTGTAGACGAACGAGCCTGGCGATTTTGATGGCAATGGAAGTGGGTATATGGAAGTGGGTATGGGAGTGGGTATTTGGATTCCCGGTAACCAGAAGCGGGGCCGCCACAGGCAAGCacattaataacaatttatttccGTGCTGCCAGCAGGCAGGCCACATTCCGCAGACGGAGTCCTGGCCCCGCCCCCAAAAGCAAATTGCAATcgtcgaggaggaggcgg
This Drosophila simulans strain w501 chromosome X, Prin_Dsim_3.1, whole genome shotgun sequence DNA region includes the following protein-coding sequences:
- the LOC27208320 gene encoding uncharacterized protein LOC27208320; this encodes MSPAEQLRLVGVSDAYQLAASSGGAAGGGGGGGGGGGVGGYGGGASGGDAGGGGEKMKDVPDKYVTALSHFLDWHSNGTVDMERLSGPILKSSIKSVYWLFLIQYAALALLGVVLNVIIVVYIMYHRLYKDVTHAFIINLALCHFVQCALVLPVSLMVMLIQNWIFGQFLCFFLPMLQDIPLHVAMISHILIAWDRMRWLNDPLKGRLPGFVCCCATWLTGMVIALPYPIYTIYVELGDYMPQLSGIGLCVVNLMDDMQEYTRGLFLLMYCGPAILLSYLYIRTSQELRPPDGPFAVMMYEHRADLRMRQRNSSTSSVEPRHLSGGGVAGLSNGGGSSARSYDLYSAELDVHREKRKQRNFGSMAATQVVCMCPLMILRFARLSLEETYENAKHFDFTYLMFVWVAFLPTVIFPCIYASQILPRDEQERLRGYFRLSSKRKQKSQRRSDAGGGSGVGGSSREDSIEKDEASNTTSVHHAAEPHKHSSKLRHEREVRLPGHGSSAGGDRYTGAPYRQGKDRERDRDRERDRDRDRERERQRAGGRGAGDAGVVNNLGKDVRGKKHDVKINIISDGVGHGATSHHAAHPAHRKQAGGNNNNNNNSSSSRSRTNPGQRHGGSKLTADCLSNVTASTFCNGSGSVTAGATGNGNGLSGALIPDDSSTSNYGDGEESSVVSSMMVPPQRWPGSGGGVLRHKDVSFSECSSTFSSSTLERDLEIMDQLERERSMDIQEMLQREREREKVRRQLPDIEKLYAQRSPKGKRGEAAGAGAGTGAGLALVMPGSDPLSSLSQSRSLSTEYSLCSTLETSGAGVSVGHDEVLPHHLEEVEEEVVPPDFYDSYTPGGSQNLPPNAGGAAPVATAAVPAYQYQYSRNRLSRKSSGSSSGHHHHGHHHGQHGGGGVGGVAGGRGSKRDSFNSLNGTDLIAGAFCELDPTQPLNKMAVIEGRMRRSSPRNASFSSGSGVSGRSSMKSSSRDYDYGHGSSSHSAHPELDFRENIFAEL